AGGAAGACCGGCATCTTTGGCTGAGGGCactccaattaaaaaaaactccaaaaagaccctatgtctgttcgtttcattttgtggatggtAGACCTACTACCCAACACCCGTATCCCGAGAAATGGCTTGGGTATGAAGCTCCGGTGCGACGTCCGCGACGACAGCTTTGTTAGGCAATCAGGTAAGTTCTCAGAACATACTTTGCCATAACGCGAGTTAGTAGCTGTGGTAACATTCTGTTATCGACTGcttgtcaacacagttttaaacgattgtagtttaggagtaaatgttttcaaaatagtgttaactttagttaagccatgacaacacggatacatcttagttttaactgagtcattattttcatagaggcatcaaccagcaatgctgctgaggctgagcctgAGCTCGAGCCGGAGGGTGATGGACATCGCGACATCGGAACGCAGTGGGAGGATCAATGCGTGACCGATCACAACTATGCTGCAAGACCTTTACTTCaccaacctctgctgtgtgaccagGCAACCCAGTGCTCAGCGAGCACTGCAAAATATCAAGAGCTTGTGCGAAATGACAACCTGAGCCTACTTTACACTGGGTTGCATCTGGATGCTTTCACCTCTTTGGCTGATGACCTAACCCGTGATTTCTCTAACAGCTCTCATATTCATCCGTGGGATCAGGTCTTAATGACTCTCATGAAGCTTCGTCTGAACCTACTTCAACAAGACATCGCAGAGAGGTTTCAGGTGTCACAGCCCTTTGTCAGCAAGGTAATTTCTTTCTGGTTAGAGGTCATGGAGGAGAGGATGCGGCTTTACATCCCTTGGCTACCCAGGGAGACTATTAGGGCAACAATGCCACAGTGTTTCAAAGAGCATTATTCATTAACCACCTGTGTCATCGACTGCTCTGAAACGCCCCTTCAGAAGCCCCACAACCTTGATTCCAGAGGGGAGTCTTACAGCCACTACTATGGACAAAATACCATCAAGTTCCTGGTAGCAATTGCACCTTGTGGCCTTATCATGTTCGTGTCACCTGCATATGGAGGAAGGTGCAGTGACAAGTTCATCACTGCAAATTTCACCTCCACTACTACGAACAGCATCGCTTGTCTCTGCCCAGGTAACATCCATCTTAAAGGTCACACTAAAGGTTAGGTTACACTAGCTAACCGGAACTAGCTGACCGGAAGATCATACACAAAGCGGAAGAAAAAAGCCGTTAAAAATGGGCGGGGCGTAATAGGGTGAAtatgatgtaaatgttttttcttatgtctttaagctttttatttctttaaaaaagactGGTGGGACAAAATGTCTTGTCATATTGGTTTTCCAAGTGACTGTAATTTATCATTGAAAACAggtgaaattgtttttgttagtAATTAACGCTTACTTACTCATTTAgggaaacattttgttttaaataggattaaaaaggttgttttaatTTCTCCATTTAACACCAGTAACAGTTATTGTGTGTTAACAGTTTTTACCCCCAAACACCAGATGTCAgatattttgggggatttataTGACTTTAACAGATAGTTTGCAATTATTGGAATTTAATGAGAGTTAGTTATTTAATGAGTTAGTTAAGACTAACAGAACCGTTCTCATATCTGTCCATTAACACAAtaaagttagcttagcacaaagccTGAAACCAGCTGGATCAATCTACAGGAAATAGATATCTGTAAAGCTCACTTGAAGTCGCagatacatatacatatacagatTCATTTCAACAGATATATTTAATAAGGGACGACAAATAATATGctctttcaaacatttttgatGAATAATTGGAAACTCTTGATTGCATGCATGACTttgaaaaagtacaaaacactCTGAACCTTTTTTGAAATAGCCACAACAGAGTCTCCATTGATAGCGTATATATGCATCGGCTCCAACCTCTAGGCATAGCCGTGCATGATGTGCCCACACAATGCCAGAACCCAAATAGCAAAAAGACAAGTCTGTAAGAAATAGGAAGCAGAGGGATCATGAGCCAGGAACCTGGGAGAGACTGGGAACATGCAGTGTGTAGAGCTGGGAGAATACTCTCCCAAACAAGattgtgtacttaagtaaaggtagAAATACAAGggaaaagtcctgcattctaaatgttcctccagtgaaagtagaaagtactctcctctaaatgttcttaaagtagcgacagtaaaagtagtcattgtttgattggtccatttcagaataatatctctgatatgttttataatgattgatcattaaagtgttctcagagctggtaaaggtgcagctagtttgaatggctttgtatactgcagggtagctgctggatttactgtaggtgaactaaagtctgatttaagggctgattatatttaccatcattaatccagatctgcaaAGAAACTATGGTCAACAATGCTATACAAACCCGGGGTGTGAACAGACAAAGTGTTTGGGGCACGATTTAAAGGTATGAATGTCTttatgttaaagaaaatgtataaagaaagcAGACAGTATAAAGATGACTTTTGATTGTTttctggttttgtgtttctgtaagtATTTGTAGCAACTGTGATTgacagaatattgctttttattttaatttttcattgttatttaatttttttgttaaataggGGGAAGGTAAAATAAggttttcttcttccttctcctttccACCAGAAAGGTTCAAAGATATATACTtccatgtgtggaataaacaaatacagtatgtagcCAAATAGCTGTGCTCTGCTCCGTGGTAATGTGTCCAGTCCTCACACTAATATACAGTAAGCTTTGGAGTTAATGTAAAGATCAGTCTATAGGCTATTGCTGCAGCTGTACCTCAAAATAGTAAAATGAATCATAAATCATTATTACTGGGGCTAAATATACGATGGTTGTTATTCAGTAAGAGATGACCGCGTCTCAGTATTTTTTGTTTCATGCATGCGCAAAAGAACTCTCCGCGTTCACTCACGACAAGGCTGGAGTTAAACAACACCGTGTCCCGTTTTAGATACATTTAATACTGTGTAGATAAGTACTTCAATACTTCATTATACCATATTAGCATATCATGTGCTTCTATATTCACAAAGTAACTACTAACTGagtgttcaaataaatgtagaatgAAAAGTATAATATTTAGCTGCAAGATGTAGTGGGATTAAGTATAAAGTAGGTAttaatggaaatactcaagtaaattacACATATGAGAACAGTACAATACTTGATTAAATACACTCAGTCACTTACCACCACtgccattatttttttttgttctcaaatgtgttttattgagtaCCAACCATACGAAGTGTACACAATGTGAAGacacatgaaaatatgaaaCAGCGCTCACATAGAGATGGCATCAGGGTGTGGAATCCCACACCCTGATGCCATCTGTTCCTAGGTGACAGACACAATACAAAAgtataacacaatacaaatgtaaatgataaaaaaaaacaggaccaCACAAGAGCGGAACCAAAtaccaaatataaaatacaaaaagaaaaagagaaaaaaaatacaatctttgAATTGGTGGTTAATTACACTGTAAATCCAAAGGACTAAATATCTCACTCATCGGGCATAATGTCTAGGGAGTCTATGATGGAGAGCAAGGGGTTCCAAGTTTGATCAAATTTCCTCAAGGAGCCTGAATCTTACCCTCTCAAGTTTTAGATTATATAGAACTTCCTTAATCCATCTGTCATATGACGGAGGCAGGGCCTGCTTCCAGTTAAGTAAGATCAAGCGCCTGGCAAGCAAGGTGCAGAAGGCCATAGAGTGTTGTGCTTCAGCTGTTAGAGTGTTGCCATGTGGTATACCAAAAAGGGCAGACATAGGATGTGGGTTTACTACAC
This DNA window, taken from Eleginops maclovinus isolate JMC-PN-2008 ecotype Puerto Natales chromosome 9, JC_Emac_rtc_rv5, whole genome shotgun sequence, encodes the following:
- the LOC134869724 gene encoding LOW QUALITY PROTEIN: uncharacterized protein LOC134869724 (The sequence of the model RefSeq protein was modified relative to this genomic sequence to represent the inferred CDS: substituted 2 bases at 2 genomic stop codons): MVTRAEPSCLFCASTSGGTAEAFANIKSKGKKKSGKMTSIICAVRGCHKNWRKRRLSLQQECFTHGKKRIECCGPSFHLYPPPSVEEDRHLWLRALQLKKTPKRPYVCSFHFVDGRPTTQHPYPEKWLGYEAPVRRPRRQLCXAIRXVLRTYFAITRVSSCGNILNAAEAEPELEPEGDGHRDIGTQWEDQCVTDHNYAARPLLHQPLLCDQATQCSASTAKYQELVRNDNLSLLYTGLHLDAFTSLADDLTRDFSNSSHIHPWDQVLMTLMKLRLNLLQQDIAERFQVSQPFVSKVISFWLEVMEERMRLYIPWLPRETIRATMPQCFKEHYSLTTCVIDCSETPLQKPHNLDSRGESYSHYYGQNTIKFLVAIAPCGLIMFVSPAYGGRCSDKFITANFTSTTTNSIACLCPGNIHLKGHTKG